One Phoenix dactylifera cultivar Barhee BC4 chromosome 8, palm_55x_up_171113_PBpolish2nd_filt_p, whole genome shotgun sequence genomic window carries:
- the LOC103715342 gene encoding cytokinin hydroxylase-like produces MFLLSLSVPSMFLILKICGLAFLLFFLRAAWVTISCYCLTPRRIRRLMAEQGVYGPKPRFLVGNLKDSSALVSKATSRDMESIEHDIVGRLLPHYVVWSKTYGKRFLYWYGSEPRLCVTDTDMIKELLSSKYVQLSGRSWLQRQGSKHLIGHGVLMANGSNWYHQRHTVAPAFMGDALKGHIGYMLDCTMQMIKSLRETIQTGNDEVEIGEYMTHLTADIISRTEFASSYEKGKKIFKLIEKLQKLTAQAGRYLWIPGSRFFPSKYYSEIKEVRGEVERLMTEIIESRKDGVEIGRSSSYGKDLLGMLLAETQKKGDGFSYNLEMVMDECKTFIFAGHETSALLLTWTIMLLATNPLWQEKARAEVEQVCGDEPPSTDHLSKLNLLNMIINESLRLYPPVSVLPRMVFEDIKLGNLHIPKGLSIWIPVLAIHHDSEIWGKDAHEFNPERFASRSFALTRNFLPFASGPRNCVGQGFATMEAKIVLAMLLSHFSFTITKNYRHAPINVLTLKPKYGVPIHLKPLRP; encoded by the exons ATGTTTCTCCTCTCCTTGAGCGTTCCTTCCATGTTCCTGATACTAAAAATATGTGGCCtggcctttctcctcttcttcctgagAGCAGCATGGGTCACCATCTCTTGCTACTGCCTGACTCCCAGGCGCATCAGAAGGTTGATGGCCGAGCAAGGAGTCTACGGCCCCAAGCCCCGTTTTCTTGTCGGAAATCTCAAGGACAGTTCCGCCCTCGTCTCCAAGGCTACCTCCAGAGACATGGAATCAATAGAGCATGACATTGTGGGCCGCCTCCTGCCCCATTATGTCGTGTGGTCCAAAACATATG GTAAGAGGTTCCTGTATTGGTATGGGAGCGAGCCGAGGCTGTGCGTGACGGACACCGACATGATCAAGGAGCTCCTTTCTTCTAAATATGTGCAGCTATCAGGTAGGTCCTGGCTGCAGAGGCAGGGATCGAAGCACCTCATCGGCCATGGCGTGTTGATGGCCAATGGCTCGAACTGGTACCACCAACGTCACACGGTGGCTCCGGCCTTCATGGGGGACGCCCTCAAG gGTCACATTGGATACATGCTGGACTGCACTATGCAAATGATCAAATCGTTGCGTGAAACCATCCAAACAGGGAATGATGAGGTAGAGATAGGAGAATACATGACTCATCTCACTGCAGATATCATCTCTCGCACCGAGTTTGCAAGCAGCTATGAGAAGGGAAAGAAGATATTCAAGCTCATCGAGAAATTGCAGAAATTAACTGCTCAGGCGGGCCGCTATTTGTGGATTCCAGGCAGCCG GTTCTTTCCTAGCAAGTACTACAGCGAGATCAAGGAAGTGAGAGGAGAAGTGGAAAGGCTGATGACAGAGATCATAGAAAGCAGGAAGGATGGTGTCGAGATCGGGAGGAGCTCTTCCTACGGCAAAGATCTTCTTGGGATGCTGCTGGCTGAGACCCAAAAGAAGGGAGATGGATTCAGCTACAACCTTGAAATGGTGATGGATGAATGCAAGACCTTCATCTTTGCGGGACATGAGACCTCGGCGCTACTTCTCACTTGGACCATCATGCTTCTTGCCACCAACCCGTTGTGGCAGGAGAAGGCCCGTGCTGAAGTTGAACAAGTTTGTGGCGATGAGCCCCCTTCGACAGATCATCTTTCCAAACTCAATTTG CTTAACATGATAATTAACGAGTCATTGAGGCTGTATCCGCCTGTTTCCGTTCTACCCCGAATGGTGTTCGAGGATATCAAGCTTGGGAATCTTCACATTCCGAAGGGACTCTCTATATGGATTCCAGTTCTTGCGATCCACCATGACAGCGAAATATGGGGCAAGGACGCGCATGAGTTCAATCCCGAGAGATTTGCCAGCCGATCATTTGCTCTCACCCGAAACTTTCTGCCATTTGCATCTGGTCCCCGCAACTGTGTTGGCCAGGGCTTTGCGACGATGGAAGCCAAGATTGTGCTGGCCATGCTGCTCTCTCACTTCAGCTTCACCATTACTAAAAACTACCGGCATGCCCCCATTAATGTCCTCACCCTGAAGCCCAAGTATGGTGTCCCCATCCACTTGAAACCCCTCAGGCCATGA